A region from the Benincasa hispida cultivar B227 chromosome 12, ASM972705v1, whole genome shotgun sequence genome encodes:
- the LOC120067343 gene encoding DELLA protein GAI-like: MKRELEDDRSTAGCGRRVVKGECSSMSSAKMKMWEEDEEKDGGAGGMDELLAVLGYKVQVSDMADVALKLEQLEMVMGTAQEDGISHLASDTVHYNPSDLSAWVQNMLSEFNNSTNQFNPPPQSSPYSNSHHRIQSTKSCLYDDDSEYDLSAIPGVAVLPRKDSTTETESNSRKRLKIETDISSVNLLPSPSSSSPPFVASAGIVSETPRPVVVVEEESQETGIQLVHALMACAEAVQQENMKLADALVKHITFLAASQAGAMRKVATYFAQALARRIYRFYSPQDGLYSSYSDPLQMHFYETCPYLKFAHFTANQAILEAFATAARVHVIDFSLNQGMQWPALMQALALRPGGPPAFRLTGIGPPQPDNTADSLQQVGWKLAQMAEAIGVEFDFNHIVCSNLADLDPAALEIRPAAVESVAVNSVFDLHRLLARPGAIEKVLGSIKKTKPKIVTIVEQEANHNGPVFLDRFTEALHYYSNLFDSLEGSSTGFEPASEDVFLSEVYLGKQIYNVVACEGTNRVERHESLTQWRTRMESAGFDPVHLGSNAFKQASMLLALFAGGEGYRVEENNGCLMLGWHTRPLIATSAWQLAPDESK; this comes from the coding sequence ATGAAGAGGGAGCTTGAAGATGATAGATCTACTGCAGGTTGTGGCCGGAGGGTTGTGAAAGGAGAGTGTTCTTCAATGTCGAGTGCGAAAATGAAGATGTGGGAGGAGGATGAGGAGAAAGATGGCGGCGCCGGTGGAATGGATGAGTTGCTTGCTGTTTTGGGTTACAAAGTTCAAGTCTCGGATATGGCGGATGTGGCTTTGAAGCTTGAGCAGCTTGAGATGGTGATGGGAACTGCTCAGGAAGATGGGATTTCTCATCTTGCTTCTGATACTGTTCATTATAATCCTTCTGATCTCTCTGCTTGGGTTCAAAATATGCTCTCTGAATTCAATAATTCCACAAATCAGTTTAATCCTCCCCCTCAATCTTCTCCCTATTCCAATTCTCACCACCGGATTCAATCCACTAAATCGTGTTTGTACGACGATGATTCTGAGTACGATCTTAGCGCCATTCCTGGTGTTGCCGTTTTGCCTCGTAAAGATTCCACCACAGAAACCGAAAGTAATTCTCGTAAGCGATTGAAGATTGAAACAGATATCAGTTCGGTGAATTTGTTACCGTCGCCCTCGTCCTCTTCACCGCCGTTCGTTGCTTCGGCGGGGATTGTCTCTGAAACTCCGCGGCCGGTCGTGGTTGTGGAGGAGGAATCACAAGAGACTGGGATTCAGCTTGTTCACGCTCTAATGGCTTGCGCTGAGGCAGTGCAGCAAGAGAATATGAAGCTCGCCGATGCGTTGGTGAAGCACATCACATTTCTTGCTGCGTCGCAAGCCGGCGCTATGAGGAAGGTCGCGACGTATTTCGCTCAAGCCCTAGCTCGTCGGATTTACAGATTCTACTCTCCTCAAGATGGACTTTACTCCTCTTACTCCGATCCTCTTCAGATGCACTTTTACGAAACCTGTCCGTATCTTAAATTCGCGCATTTCACTGCAAATCAGGCTATTCTTGAAGCGTTCGCGACGGCGGCGAGAGTTCATGTCATCGATTTCAGTCTCAATCAAGGTATGCAATGGCCGGCGCTTATGCAGGCACTCGCATTACGACCTGGAGGTCCGCCGGCGTTTCGATTGACGGGAATCGGCCCGCCACAGCCGGATAATACGGCGGATTCGTTGCAGCAAGTCGGGTGGAAGTTAGCGCAGATGGCAGAAGCCATTGGTGTTGAGTTCGATTTCAATCACATCGTGTGTAGTAATCTAGCCGATCTCGATCCGGCGGCTTTGGAGATTCGGCCGGCAGCGGTGGAGTCGGTGGCGGTGAACTCAGTGTTCGATCTGCACCGGTTGTTAGCTCGGCCTGGAGCGATAGAGAAGGTTTTGGGATCGATAAAGAAGACGAAGCCGAAGATCGTGACGATTGTGGAACAAGAAGCGAACCACAACGGACCGGTTTTTCTGGACCGGTTTACCGAAGCGTTGCATTATTACTCGAACTTGTTTGACTCGCTAGAGGGGTCATCGACCGGGTTCGAACCGGCAAGTGAAGACGTGTTTTTGTCTGAGGTTTATTTGGGGAAGCAGATTTACAACGTGGTGGCTTGTGAAGGAACGAACCGAGTTGAGCGGCACGAGTCATTAACTCAATGGCGAACTCGGATGGAATCGGCCGGGTTCGACCCGGTCCATCTCGGTTCGAACGCGTTTAAGCAAGCTAGTATGCTTTTGGCCCTATTTGCTGGCGGAGAAGGGTACAGGGTGGAGGAAAATAATGGGTGTTTAATGCTTGGCTGGCACACTCGACCGTTGATCGCCACGTCAGCATGGCAACTCGCTCCCGATGAGTCAAAGTGA